The following proteins are encoded in a genomic region of Archaeoglobaceae archaeon:
- a CDS encoding triphosphoribosyl-dephospho-CoA synthase, with translation MLKSPEDSAISAVLSLLLEVSANPKAGNVDREHNFEDLRYEDFFVSAVSAFPFFLKTARYGRLHILEAVEKGREFGVKTNVHFGAFLLLFPLVAVWKSKSIAEAGAKAVEFLKNTNFRDSLNIFKAFQLCKPRVLKAENLSLEHRNTLKKIFEEKLNVYEWMKLSPKENLIAYELLNGYPISQEGAKFILNSEFDVNDTIVLLYHKLLSEYPDTLIIAKKGFSVAEEVMKLARKAFESKSIEDFRKLDELLIAERINPGTIADLVASSIYLALLEGWKVEAKGLRTLEWDK, from the coding sequence ATGCTGAAGAGCCCCGAGGATTCCGCAATTTCTGCGGTTCTTTCACTATTACTGGAAGTTTCTGCTAATCCAAAAGCAGGAAATGTGGACAGAGAGCACAATTTCGAAGATCTGCGTTATGAGGATTTTTTTGTCTCCGCAGTTTCTGCTTTTCCATTCTTTCTGAAAACTGCGAGGTATGGGCGTCTTCATATCCTTGAAGCTGTTGAGAAGGGCAGAGAATTTGGAGTAAAAACAAATGTGCATTTTGGAGCCTTTCTACTGCTTTTCCCACTTGTTGCAGTCTGGAAATCAAAAAGCATTGCAGAAGCGGGAGCAAAAGCGGTCGAGTTTCTAAAAAATACCAATTTTCGAGATTCGTTAAACATTTTCAAGGCATTTCAACTTTGCAAGCCGAGAGTTTTGAAAGCTGAGAACCTCTCATTGGAGCACCGCAACACGCTCAAGAAGATCTTCGAGGAAAAATTGAATGTTTACGAATGGATGAAGCTTTCTCCAAAAGAGAATTTGATCGCCTATGAACTTCTTAATGGCTATCCGATCAGCCAAGAAGGGGCTAAATTTATTCTGAATTCTGAATTCGATGTAAACGACACTATCGTCTTGCTTTATCACAAACTTCTCTCAGAGTATCCGGACACCCTTATAATTGCAAAAAAAGGGTTCAGCGTTGCAGAAGAAGTCATGAAACTCGCGAGGAAAGCATTTGAGTCTAAAAGCATAGAAGATTTCAGAAAACTCGATGAGTTACTGATAGCTGAGAGAATAAACCCCGGCACAATTGCAGATCTTGTTGCAAGTTCGATCTACCTTGCGTTGCTTGAGGGGTGGAAGGTTGAGGCTAAAGGACTTCGGACTCTGGAATGGGATAAATGA